In Grus americana isolate bGruAme1 chromosome 26, bGruAme1.mat, whole genome shotgun sequence, a single window of DNA contains:
- the LOC129196638 gene encoding serine/threonine-protein kinase 10-like isoform X1, protein MAFFRRLFGFSEKKKPLRRFEHVRRDVDPEEAWLVLGELGDGAFGKVFKAQNKVTGMLAAAKVIDTPSEEELEDYVVEIEILACCDHPNITKLLDALYWNGRLWILVEFCPGGAVDAAILELEKGLTEEQIRAACKQLLLALQYLHGCKIIHRDVKAGNVLLTLDGDVKLADFGVSAKNSSTVQRRVSFIGTPYWMAPEVVQCETSKESPYGYKADIWSLGITLIEMAEMEPPHHELNPLRVLLKIAKSQPPTLRHPKRWSEDFKDFLRKSLEKSPEARWSASQLLQHPFVAGISDKRPLRELVAEARADVLEEDDDEEGLVPLPGQEHGESSCPPMPRGPLEHQPLGTVGRVGKELGILSDVCMVAEPRTKRASDFLKQMRRRSSPEPVGSMRLPAKRPSEFLKLMRRRSFFGGMKSQETAKEEHGAKPSGLEMMVLDGPQGTSSPAEAGRETQGCLEKETSHLGTACNAAELPLGPQRAGDLAELQELKAEQVGAKVEPQEESQCANASPVAETLTEGQPAAQPSPISAPKSNVKKGSSRDSTCNSPALPVLTDGDWCRGLAMGQLVAALDLWTAATKPQSFKSLPEHQHWVTRSLVDLKVEVGSAGAEGGLGEDGNGVGRAPMGPEGAGEPGETELVEERVPRGEESLMPSVREKVVVESDVLKGWQEPPAGERDSRERNSAVCEPIPDPLDLVEQEVGRNEEEATDNAETGVETSPEEAPVPAEVEADVVKGCLIGDGNSVGDAASLGELMLAGEELEAASGAWVGERPASEEAQNSAEDSSYMEILGPVKEETEEKVENSLRDNQPRAAPGNGWKGQDGNDGELGEDGVQVAPAPERPSRDGPGEEMGDLEGHGAVPEPQEALGGHPKATKTVSFDTALVHTSSQARAVWEAGKTPDPSITSKQGEEPSSVAKPADVQASSTLPAVAQPFRSAREAQQMRSLQSQEPASLQRMVKKTRRFVVDGEEVSVTTARTVGKAAARDEMVRSTRRQELRELRVLQKEEQRAQSQLEQKFHQQREQMFRHVEQEMTSKKEFYDREVESSERRYRQLKERQELEYTVRLRDEAKRLKSLQEKDCVRRMQELKGDGREEQRFLQQQQEELNTALQRVVQDHKKKITSIDWECISKIHSLRRARESVVWSMEQGHLQEKYQLFRQQVKEQHALQRQQLCKRHEKETERMNRFHQLLLEDLRSQQVQERAQLLKSQRCDAKVRLALFKDNLKIQEANGAKQKERAKQFVQQEERRQRAEVQQQQQQQAQQLQRLQQQQAESLAELEQMQSEKMQVLAEQEKRQLGRLDEEHAMELSEWKQRLAARKEMLEEELENSLPVQRQGGLHGTHSRNRITRFFHLPS, encoded by the exons gCGCAGAACAAGGTTACGGGGATGTTGGCGGCCGCCAAGGTGATTGACACCCCAAgcgaggaggagctggaggactATGTGGTGGAGATCGAGATCTTGGCTTGCTGTGACCACCCCAACATCACCAAGCTGTTGGATGCGCTCTACTGGAATGGGCGGCTCTGG ATCCTGGTGGAGTTTTGTCCCGGAGGGGCCGTGGATGCAGCAATTTTgg agctggagaaaggGTTGACGGAGGAGCAGATCCGAGCAGCTtgcaagcagctgctgctggcgctGCAGTACCTGCATGGCTGCAAGATCATCCACAGGGACGTGAAGGCTGGCAACGTCCTGCTCACCCTTGATGGGGACGTCAAGCTGG ccGACTTTGGTGTCTCGGCCAAAAATTCTAGCACCGTCCAGCGCCGGGTGTCCTTCATTGGCACCCCGTACTG GATGGCCCCGGAGGTGGTGCAGTGTGAGACGTCCAAGGAGAGCCCCTATGGCTACAAGGCTGACATCTGGTCCCTGGGCATCACGCTGATCGAGATGGCTGAGATGGAGCCACCCCACCATGAGCTGAACCCCCTCCGGGTGCTGCTGAAGATCGCCAAGTCCCAGCCGCCCACCCTGCGTCACCCCAAGAGGTG GTCTGAAGACTTCAAGGACTTCCTAAGAAAGTCCTTGGAGAAGAGCCCTGAGGCACGGTGGTcagccagccagctcctgcag cacccctTCGTGGCGGGCATCTCCGACAAGCGACCGCTCCGGGAGCTGGTGGCCGAAGCCCGGGCTGATGTGctggaggaagatgatgatgaggaAGGTCTGGTCCCCTTG CCTGGGCAGGAGCATGGAGAGTCCTCCTGCCCCCCAATGCCAAGGGGTCCCCTGGAGCATCAGCCTCTGGGCACGGTGGGGAGAGTTGGCAAGGAGCTGGGCATCCTATCTGATGTCTGCATGGTGGCAGAGCCCAGGACCAAGAGAGCATCTGACTTCTTGAAGCAAATGAGGAGGAGGTCCTCGCCCGAGCCCGTGGGCTCCATGAGGCTCCCTGCAAAGAGGCCATCTGAGTTTCTGAAGCTGATGCGGCGCAGGTCGTTTTTTGGAGGAATGAAGTCCCAAGAAACAGCTAAGGAGGAGCATGGGGCAAAGCCAAGTGGGTTGGAGATGATGGTGCTAGATGGTCCTCAAGGGACATCATCTCCAGCAGAGGCAGGAAGAGAAACTCAAGGGTGTCTGGAGAAGGAGACCAGCCATCTGGGGACCGCCTGCAATGCAGCCGAGCTCCCCTTGGGGCCACAGCGGGCAGGAGACCTTGCTGAACTGCAAGAGCTGAAGGCAGAGCAGGTTGGAGCTAAGGTAGAGCCCCAGGAAGAAAGCCAATGTGCCAACGCATCACCGGTGGCTGAAACACTCACGGAGGGACAGCCTGCAGCCCAACCAAGCCCCATTTCAGCCCCCAAAAGCAATGTCAAAAAGGGATCAAGCAGAGACTCGACTTGTAATTCACCAGCCCTGCCTGTACTCACGGATGGGGACTGGTGCAGAGGCTTGGCCATGGGGCAGCTGGTGGCAGCCCTGGACCTGTGGACTGCAGCGACCAAACCCCAGAGCTTCAAGTCACTGCCAGAGCATCAGCACTGGGTTACTCGGTCATTGGTAGACCTGAAGGTTGAGGTTGGCTCCGCTGGGGCTGAAGGTGGCCTTGGGGAGGATGGCAATGGAGTAGGAAGGGCACCCATGGGACCTGAGGGTGCTGGAGAGCCGGGGGAGACTGAGCTGGTGGAGGAGAGGGTGCCACGGGGTGAAGAATCGCTGATGCCCAGTGTGAGAGAGAAGGTTGTAGTGGAGTCAGATGTGCTCAAGGGGTGGCAGGAGCCCCCAGCCGGAGAAAGGGACAGCAGGGAGAGAAACTCAGCTGTGTGCGAGCCCATCCCTGACCCCCTGGACCTGgttgagcaggaggtggggaggaaTGAGGAGGAAGCCACAGACAACGCTGAAACTGGGGTGGAAACTTCTCCCGAGGAAGCCCCAGTGCCAGCAGAAGTGGAAGCAGATGTTGTAAAAGGGTGTTTGATTGGAGACGGTAATTCAGTGGGAGATGCAGCCAGCCTGGGGGAACTGATGCTGGCGGGAGAGGAACTGGAGGCAGCCTCTGGAGCATGGGTGGGAGAGAGACCTGCAAGTGAGGAGGCCCAAAATTCAGCTGAGGATTCTTCCTACATGGAGATCCTGGGACCtgttaaagaagaaacagaagagaaagtggAAAACAGCCTCAGAGACAACCAGCCAAGGGCTGCTCCTGGGAATGGCTGGAAAGGACAAGATGGAAATGATGGAGAGCTTGGAGAAGATGGGGTGCAGGTTGCTCCAGCTCCTGAAAGACCATCAAGGGATGGACCTGGAGAGGAGATGGGTGACTTGGAGGGTCACGGAGCAGTGCCAGAGCCCCAGGAGGCCCTTGGTGGACATCCAAAGGCCACAAAGACCGTGAGCTTTGACACTGCCCTTGTCCACACCTCTTCCCAGGCACGGGCAGTGTGGGAAGCAGGGAAAACACCAGATCCATCCATCACGTCAAAGCAAGGAGAGGAACCATCCTCTGTGGCAAAGCCTGCAGATGTACAAGCTTCAAGCACCCTCCCTGCAGTAGCACAGCCTTTCCGGTCTGCCAGGGAAGCCCAGCAGATGAGGAGCTTGCAG TCACAGGAACCTGCCTCGCTCCAAAGGATGGTCAAGAAAACCCGGAGGTTTGTGGTGGATGGGGAGGAGGTGAGCGTGACAACCGCCAGGACTGTTGGCAAGGCTGCAGCGAGGGACGAGATGGTGCGCTCAACTCG GCGCCAGGAGCTCCGTGAGCTGCGAGTGCTGCAGAAGGAAGAGCAGCGAGCTCAGAGCCAGCTGGAGCAGAAGTTTCACCAGCAACGGGAGCAGATGTTTCGTCACGTTGAGCAGGAGATGACG AGCAAGAAGGAGTTTTATGACCGGGAGGTGGAGAGCTCGGAGCGGCGCTACCGGCAGCTGAAGGAGCGCCAGGAGCTCGAGTACACAGTGAGGCTGCGTGATGAGGCCAAGCGCCTTAAGTCACTCCAGGAGAAGGACTGTGTGAGGAGGATGCAAGAGCTGAAGGGCGATGGGAGAGAG GAGCAGCggttcctgcagcagcagcaagaggaactcaacacagccctgcagagggtTGTCCAGGATCACAAGAAGAAGATAACGTCAATCGACTGGGAGTGCATCAGCAAGATCCATAGCCTCAGGAGAG CCCGTGAGTCGGTGGTGTGGAGCATGGAGCAAGGGCACCTGCAGGAGAAGTACCAGCTCTTCAGGCAGCAGGTGAAAGAGCAGCATgcactgcagaggcagcagctctgcaagcGCCATGAGAAG GAGACAGAGAGGATGAACCGCTTCCACCAGCTCTTGCTGGAGGATCTGAGGAGCCAGCAGGTGCAGGAGCgtgctcagctgctgaaaaGCCAACGCTGCGATGCCAAAGTCCGCCTGGCCCTCTTCAAGGACAACCTGAAGATCCAGGAGGCTAATGGGGCCAAGCAGAAGGAGAGGGCCAAGCAG TTtgtgcagcaggaggagagacGGCAGCGAGcagaggtgcagcagcagcagcagcagcaagcgcAGCAGTTACagcggctgcagcagcagcaggctgagagcctggcagagctggagcagatgCAG AGCGAGAAGATGCAGGTCTtggcagagcaggagaagaggCAGCTGGGACGGCTGGACGAGGAGCATGCCATGGAGCTCAGTGAGTGGAAGCAACGGCTGGCTGCCCGTAAGGAG ATGCTGGAGGAGGAACTGGAGAACTCGCTGCCGGTGCAGCGGCAAGGTGGACTGCATGGCACCCACAGCAGAAACAGGATCACCCGCTTCTTCCACCTCCCCTCCTGA
- the LOC129196638 gene encoding serine/threonine-protein kinase 10-like isoform X2, with the protein MAPEVVQCETSKESPYGYKADIWSLGITLIEMAEMEPPHHELNPLRVLLKIAKSQPPTLRHPKRWSEDFKDFLRKSLEKSPEARWSASQLLQHPFVAGISDKRPLRELVAEARADVLEEDDDEEGLVPLPGQEHGESSCPPMPRGPLEHQPLGTVGRVGKELGILSDVCMVAEPRTKRASDFLKQMRRRSSPEPVGSMRLPAKRPSEFLKLMRRRSFFGGMKSQETAKEEHGAKPSGLEMMVLDGPQGTSSPAEAGRETQGCLEKETSHLGTACNAAELPLGPQRAGDLAELQELKAEQVGAKVEPQEESQCANASPVAETLTEGQPAAQPSPISAPKSNVKKGSSRDSTCNSPALPVLTDGDWCRGLAMGQLVAALDLWTAATKPQSFKSLPEHQHWVTRSLVDLKVEVGSAGAEGGLGEDGNGVGRAPMGPEGAGEPGETELVEERVPRGEESLMPSVREKVVVESDVLKGWQEPPAGERDSRERNSAVCEPIPDPLDLVEQEVGRNEEEATDNAETGVETSPEEAPVPAEVEADVVKGCLIGDGNSVGDAASLGELMLAGEELEAASGAWVGERPASEEAQNSAEDSSYMEILGPVKEETEEKVENSLRDNQPRAAPGNGWKGQDGNDGELGEDGVQVAPAPERPSRDGPGEEMGDLEGHGAVPEPQEALGGHPKATKTVSFDTALVHTSSQARAVWEAGKTPDPSITSKQGEEPSSVAKPADVQASSTLPAVAQPFRSAREAQQMRSLQSQEPASLQRMVKKTRRFVVDGEEVSVTTARTVGKAAARDEMVRSTRRQELRELRVLQKEEQRAQSQLEQKFHQQREQMFRHVEQEMTSKKEFYDREVESSERRYRQLKERQELEYTVRLRDEAKRLKSLQEKDCVRRMQELKGDGREEQRFLQQQQEELNTALQRVVQDHKKKITSIDWECISKIHSLRRARESVVWSMEQGHLQEKYQLFRQQVKEQHALQRQQLCKRHEKETERMNRFHQLLLEDLRSQQVQERAQLLKSQRCDAKVRLALFKDNLKIQEANGAKQKERAKQFVQQEERRQRAEVQQQQQQQAQQLQRLQQQQAESLAELEQMQSEKMQVLAEQEKRQLGRLDEEHAMELSEWKQRLAARKEMLEEELENSLPVQRQGGLHGTHSRNRITRFFHLPS; encoded by the exons ATGGCCCCGGAGGTGGTGCAGTGTGAGACGTCCAAGGAGAGCCCCTATGGCTACAAGGCTGACATCTGGTCCCTGGGCATCACGCTGATCGAGATGGCTGAGATGGAGCCACCCCACCATGAGCTGAACCCCCTCCGGGTGCTGCTGAAGATCGCCAAGTCCCAGCCGCCCACCCTGCGTCACCCCAAGAGGTG GTCTGAAGACTTCAAGGACTTCCTAAGAAAGTCCTTGGAGAAGAGCCCTGAGGCACGGTGGTcagccagccagctcctgcag cacccctTCGTGGCGGGCATCTCCGACAAGCGACCGCTCCGGGAGCTGGTGGCCGAAGCCCGGGCTGATGTGctggaggaagatgatgatgaggaAGGTCTGGTCCCCTTG CCTGGGCAGGAGCATGGAGAGTCCTCCTGCCCCCCAATGCCAAGGGGTCCCCTGGAGCATCAGCCTCTGGGCACGGTGGGGAGAGTTGGCAAGGAGCTGGGCATCCTATCTGATGTCTGCATGGTGGCAGAGCCCAGGACCAAGAGAGCATCTGACTTCTTGAAGCAAATGAGGAGGAGGTCCTCGCCCGAGCCCGTGGGCTCCATGAGGCTCCCTGCAAAGAGGCCATCTGAGTTTCTGAAGCTGATGCGGCGCAGGTCGTTTTTTGGAGGAATGAAGTCCCAAGAAACAGCTAAGGAGGAGCATGGGGCAAAGCCAAGTGGGTTGGAGATGATGGTGCTAGATGGTCCTCAAGGGACATCATCTCCAGCAGAGGCAGGAAGAGAAACTCAAGGGTGTCTGGAGAAGGAGACCAGCCATCTGGGGACCGCCTGCAATGCAGCCGAGCTCCCCTTGGGGCCACAGCGGGCAGGAGACCTTGCTGAACTGCAAGAGCTGAAGGCAGAGCAGGTTGGAGCTAAGGTAGAGCCCCAGGAAGAAAGCCAATGTGCCAACGCATCACCGGTGGCTGAAACACTCACGGAGGGACAGCCTGCAGCCCAACCAAGCCCCATTTCAGCCCCCAAAAGCAATGTCAAAAAGGGATCAAGCAGAGACTCGACTTGTAATTCACCAGCCCTGCCTGTACTCACGGATGGGGACTGGTGCAGAGGCTTGGCCATGGGGCAGCTGGTGGCAGCCCTGGACCTGTGGACTGCAGCGACCAAACCCCAGAGCTTCAAGTCACTGCCAGAGCATCAGCACTGGGTTACTCGGTCATTGGTAGACCTGAAGGTTGAGGTTGGCTCCGCTGGGGCTGAAGGTGGCCTTGGGGAGGATGGCAATGGAGTAGGAAGGGCACCCATGGGACCTGAGGGTGCTGGAGAGCCGGGGGAGACTGAGCTGGTGGAGGAGAGGGTGCCACGGGGTGAAGAATCGCTGATGCCCAGTGTGAGAGAGAAGGTTGTAGTGGAGTCAGATGTGCTCAAGGGGTGGCAGGAGCCCCCAGCCGGAGAAAGGGACAGCAGGGAGAGAAACTCAGCTGTGTGCGAGCCCATCCCTGACCCCCTGGACCTGgttgagcaggaggtggggaggaaTGAGGAGGAAGCCACAGACAACGCTGAAACTGGGGTGGAAACTTCTCCCGAGGAAGCCCCAGTGCCAGCAGAAGTGGAAGCAGATGTTGTAAAAGGGTGTTTGATTGGAGACGGTAATTCAGTGGGAGATGCAGCCAGCCTGGGGGAACTGATGCTGGCGGGAGAGGAACTGGAGGCAGCCTCTGGAGCATGGGTGGGAGAGAGACCTGCAAGTGAGGAGGCCCAAAATTCAGCTGAGGATTCTTCCTACATGGAGATCCTGGGACCtgttaaagaagaaacagaagagaaagtggAAAACAGCCTCAGAGACAACCAGCCAAGGGCTGCTCCTGGGAATGGCTGGAAAGGACAAGATGGAAATGATGGAGAGCTTGGAGAAGATGGGGTGCAGGTTGCTCCAGCTCCTGAAAGACCATCAAGGGATGGACCTGGAGAGGAGATGGGTGACTTGGAGGGTCACGGAGCAGTGCCAGAGCCCCAGGAGGCCCTTGGTGGACATCCAAAGGCCACAAAGACCGTGAGCTTTGACACTGCCCTTGTCCACACCTCTTCCCAGGCACGGGCAGTGTGGGAAGCAGGGAAAACACCAGATCCATCCATCACGTCAAAGCAAGGAGAGGAACCATCCTCTGTGGCAAAGCCTGCAGATGTACAAGCTTCAAGCACCCTCCCTGCAGTAGCACAGCCTTTCCGGTCTGCCAGGGAAGCCCAGCAGATGAGGAGCTTGCAG TCACAGGAACCTGCCTCGCTCCAAAGGATGGTCAAGAAAACCCGGAGGTTTGTGGTGGATGGGGAGGAGGTGAGCGTGACAACCGCCAGGACTGTTGGCAAGGCTGCAGCGAGGGACGAGATGGTGCGCTCAACTCG GCGCCAGGAGCTCCGTGAGCTGCGAGTGCTGCAGAAGGAAGAGCAGCGAGCTCAGAGCCAGCTGGAGCAGAAGTTTCACCAGCAACGGGAGCAGATGTTTCGTCACGTTGAGCAGGAGATGACG AGCAAGAAGGAGTTTTATGACCGGGAGGTGGAGAGCTCGGAGCGGCGCTACCGGCAGCTGAAGGAGCGCCAGGAGCTCGAGTACACAGTGAGGCTGCGTGATGAGGCCAAGCGCCTTAAGTCACTCCAGGAGAAGGACTGTGTGAGGAGGATGCAAGAGCTGAAGGGCGATGGGAGAGAG GAGCAGCggttcctgcagcagcagcaagaggaactcaacacagccctgcagagggtTGTCCAGGATCACAAGAAGAAGATAACGTCAATCGACTGGGAGTGCATCAGCAAGATCCATAGCCTCAGGAGAG CCCGTGAGTCGGTGGTGTGGAGCATGGAGCAAGGGCACCTGCAGGAGAAGTACCAGCTCTTCAGGCAGCAGGTGAAAGAGCAGCATgcactgcagaggcagcagctctgcaagcGCCATGAGAAG GAGACAGAGAGGATGAACCGCTTCCACCAGCTCTTGCTGGAGGATCTGAGGAGCCAGCAGGTGCAGGAGCgtgctcagctgctgaaaaGCCAACGCTGCGATGCCAAAGTCCGCCTGGCCCTCTTCAAGGACAACCTGAAGATCCAGGAGGCTAATGGGGCCAAGCAGAAGGAGAGGGCCAAGCAG TTtgtgcagcaggaggagagacGGCAGCGAGcagaggtgcagcagcagcagcagcagcaagcgcAGCAGTTACagcggctgcagcagcagcaggctgagagcctggcagagctggagcagatgCAG AGCGAGAAGATGCAGGTCTtggcagagcaggagaagaggCAGCTGGGACGGCTGGACGAGGAGCATGCCATGGAGCTCAGTGAGTGGAAGCAACGGCTGGCTGCCCGTAAGGAG ATGCTGGAGGAGGAACTGGAGAACTCGCTGCCGGTGCAGCGGCAAGGTGGACTGCATGGCACCCACAGCAGAAACAGGATCACCCGCTTCTTCCACCTCCCCTCCTGA